A stretch of Streptomyces vietnamensis DNA encodes these proteins:
- a CDS encoding nitroreductase family protein → MTAPPRARRRGPVDLPGPEGDNSIAREPLWYAYGAGDDAPEAPPWTWVPQPPPDTHTPPPPPRGGGPREALPLGTHDRLAALPFPHLPFPHPPGAGPRTAGPDPAPAQPAATPAPPTAPAHAAEPDAVRLGRALVTAFGPQRREPENPYNDHRPYASPRCLFPVHAFVDGGAGMPWRLLEPDRHALTGTPAAPAGNVVLTGRYTTVPPAYQWFRGSLVAIELGFVLRALSLGLELFGVPARLRPPGPDAHALLPDLGLDDAWAWSLPFVVETTGAEPAPAGGGPLPEPPAHLDDTDPSLAALIRVNREQTYGGAPAPLTTAVPRGLGPSAAVADWAELLWRRHSGRMPRALHGMSGRRARVPAEALDSAVRWLAVPPPGPELAAAFEALKVTAVVHGVDGATDGVHRLRDGAAHLLRADPTAPERLEEQYGYGVSPVNGCGIRDAPLTVFLSVRTRELFERLGRAGWGAVQHAAGWAAHGLCLSAAASGLFARPVRAFKEIPIQRVLGLDPDEMIVLSVVVGVPRPTGGALLDLRL, encoded by the coding sequence GTGACGGCGCCCCCGCGCGCCCGCAGGCGCGGCCCCGTCGACCTGCCCGGCCCCGAGGGCGACAACAGCATCGCCCGCGAGCCCCTCTGGTACGCGTACGGGGCCGGGGACGACGCACCGGAGGCACCCCCGTGGACCTGGGTGCCGCAGCCGCCGCCCGACACGCACACACCGCCCCCGCCACCGCGCGGGGGCGGCCCGCGCGAGGCCCTGCCCCTCGGCACCCACGACCGGCTCGCGGCCCTGCCGTTCCCGCACCTGCCGTTCCCGCACCCGCCGGGAGCCGGCCCGCGGACGGCCGGCCCGGACCCGGCCCCGGCGCAGCCGGCCGCGACCCCGGCCCCGCCCACGGCGCCCGCGCACGCGGCCGAACCGGACGCCGTCCGGCTCGGCCGCGCCCTCGTGACCGCCTTCGGGCCCCAGCGCCGCGAGCCGGAGAACCCCTACAACGACCACCGGCCCTATGCCTCGCCCCGATGCCTCTTCCCCGTCCACGCCTTCGTGGACGGGGGCGCGGGCATGCCGTGGCGCCTCCTCGAGCCGGACCGGCACGCCCTCACCGGCACCCCGGCCGCGCCCGCCGGCAACGTCGTCCTCACCGGCCGGTACACGACCGTGCCGCCCGCCTACCAGTGGTTCCGCGGCTCCCTCGTCGCCATCGAACTCGGCTTCGTGCTCCGGGCGTTGAGCCTCGGGCTCGAACTCTTCGGCGTGCCCGCGCGGCTCCGGCCCCCCGGCCCCGACGCCCACGCCCTGCTGCCCGACCTGGGCCTCGACGACGCCTGGGCCTGGTCCCTGCCGTTCGTCGTGGAGACGACCGGGGCGGAACCGGCGCCCGCCGGCGGGGGGCCCCTGCCGGAGCCCCCCGCGCACCTCGACGACACCGACCCGTCCCTCGCCGCCCTGATCCGCGTCAACCGCGAACAGACCTACGGTGGCGCCCCCGCCCCCCTCACCACCGCCGTCCCCCGGGGCCTCGGCCCCTCGGCGGCCGTGGCGGACTGGGCCGAGCTGCTGTGGCGGCGCCACTCCGGACGGATGCCGCGCGCCCTGCACGGCATGAGCGGCCGCCGCGCGCGCGTACCCGCCGAGGCGCTCGACAGCGCCGTCCGCTGGCTCGCCGTCCCCCCGCCGGGACCCGAACTGGCCGCCGCCTTCGAGGCCTTGAAGGTCACCGCGGTCGTCCACGGCGTCGACGGTGCCACCGACGGCGTCCACCGGCTGCGGGACGGCGCCGCGCACCTGCTGCGCGCCGACCCGACCGCGCCCGAACGCCTGGAGGAGCAGTACGGCTACGGCGTCTCGCCCGTCAACGGCTGCGGCATCCGCGACGCCCCGCTCACCGTCTTCCTCTCGGTCCGGACCCGGGAGCTCTTCGAGCGCCTCGGCCGCGCCGGCTGGGGCGCCGTCCAGCACGCCGCCGGCTGGGCCGCGCACGGGCTCTGCCTGTCCGCCGCCGCCTCCGGCCTCTTCGCCCGCCCGGTGCGGGCGTTCAAGGAGATCCCCATCCAGCGCGTCCTCGGCCTCGACCCGGACGAGATGATCGTCCTGTCCGTGGTCGTGGGAGTACCGCGGCCCACCGGCGGCGCGCTGCTCGACCTCAGACTCTGA
- a CDS encoding ABC transporter ATP-binding protein codes for MTAAVAVEGLQKRYGDHEAVRGVDFTVAEGEIFALLGPNGAGKTTTLEILEGFRDRDGGRVEVLGRDPGVKADGHWLRGQVGLVLQDIAVEPYLSVRETVARNAGYYPDPRNVDELLDLVGLNEKKGAKVKDLSGGQKRRLDLALGVVGRPKLLFLDEPTTGFDPNARRGAWDVVRNLRDDGTTIVLTTHYMDEAQALADSVVVIAEGRIVASGTPDTLGGRDSAQTRIRFALPAGAALGDVPLPVSDVEDGLVTAETTEPTAALHRLTGWALDRGTPLDRLTVEQPTLEDVYLSLTSEYVQQEASSPSSARGRKAPAGRGRRPGRSRS; via the coding sequence GTGACCGCCGCGGTGGCCGTCGAAGGCCTGCAGAAGCGGTACGGCGACCACGAGGCCGTACGCGGCGTCGACTTCACCGTCGCCGAGGGCGAGATCTTCGCCCTGCTCGGGCCGAACGGCGCGGGCAAGACCACCACCCTGGAGATCCTGGAGGGCTTCCGCGACCGCGACGGCGGCCGCGTCGAGGTCCTCGGCCGCGACCCCGGCGTCAAGGCCGACGGCCACTGGCTGCGCGGCCAGGTCGGCCTGGTCCTCCAGGACATCGCCGTCGAGCCGTACCTGTCCGTGCGGGAGACCGTCGCGCGGAACGCCGGCTACTACCCGGACCCGCGGAACGTCGACGAACTCCTCGACCTCGTCGGCCTGAACGAGAAGAAGGGCGCCAAGGTCAAGGACCTGTCCGGCGGCCAGAAGCGCCGTCTCGACCTGGCCCTCGGCGTCGTCGGCCGGCCGAAGCTGCTCTTCCTCGACGAGCCGACCACCGGCTTCGACCCGAACGCCCGCCGCGGCGCCTGGGACGTCGTGCGCAACCTGCGTGACGACGGCACCACCATCGTCCTCACCACCCACTACATGGACGAGGCCCAGGCCCTCGCCGACTCGGTCGTCGTCATCGCCGAGGGCCGGATCGTCGCCTCCGGCACCCCGGACACGCTCGGCGGACGCGACAGCGCCCAGACCCGGATCCGCTTCGCGCTCCCGGCCGGCGCCGCACTCGGCGACGTCCCCCTGCCGGTGAGCGACGTGGAGGACGGCCTCGTGACGGCCGAGACGACGGAACCGACGGCCGCGCTGCACCGGCTGACCGGCTGGGCCCTCGACCGGGGCACGCCGCTGGACCGGCTGACCGTCGAGCAGCCCACCCTCGAGGACGTGTACCTGAGCCTGACCAGCGAGTACGTACAGCAGGAAGCCTCCTCGCCGTCGTCCGCGCGGGGGCGCAAGGCGCCCGCGGGACGAGGCCGCCGACCCGGACGGAGCCGCTCATGA
- a CDS encoding FAD-dependent monooxygenase: MRFDDLDEWGAEERPHVSVVGAGIGGLALAGALSANGIPYTVYEQTRRLAEVGAGVQLSPNAVRPLLRLGLGPALRERAVAIEAMEVRGWSGRPIARTPLGAECERMFGAPYYAVHRAHLHDALLSLVDPAALKLGERLSEARETGPEGVRLTFEDGTVRGADLVVGADGIHSTVREAFRRDEPEFAGLGIYRGLVPVDALPDTAREPLVRLWLGPGGHFVCYPVAAGEYLSFAATVPMTGSPGESWSAPGDPEALRGVFGGWAGLVADVVAAVETTHQWALHDRPPLDVWSSRRLTLLGDAAHPMLPFMAQGANQAVEDAMDLAACLADPAAATTAARLDRYQALRIPRTAEIQRGSRGNAGILHLPDGPAQRRRDARMAVHAALRDRAMLYAHETGRSVVPTPA, from the coding sequence GTGCGGTTCGATGATCTGGACGAGTGGGGAGCGGAGGAGCGGCCGCACGTCTCGGTGGTCGGCGCCGGCATCGGCGGCCTGGCCCTGGCCGGTGCGCTCTCCGCCAACGGCATTCCGTACACGGTGTACGAGCAGACGCGGCGGCTCGCCGAGGTCGGGGCGGGCGTCCAGCTCTCGCCGAACGCGGTCCGGCCGCTGCTGCGGCTCGGCCTCGGCCCGGCCCTGCGCGAGCGCGCGGTGGCGATCGAGGCCATGGAGGTACGGGGGTGGAGCGGGCGGCCGATCGCCCGGACGCCGCTGGGCGCGGAGTGCGAGCGGATGTTCGGCGCCCCGTACTACGCGGTGCACCGCGCGCATCTCCACGACGCGCTGCTCTCGCTGGTCGACCCGGCCGCCCTCAAGCTCGGCGAGCGGCTGAGCGAGGCCCGGGAGACCGGGCCCGAGGGCGTCCGGCTGACCTTCGAGGACGGGACGGTGCGCGGGGCGGACCTCGTGGTCGGCGCCGACGGCATCCACTCCACGGTCCGCGAGGCCTTCCGGCGCGACGAGCCGGAGTTCGCGGGGCTCGGCATCTACCGGGGCCTGGTGCCGGTGGACGCCCTCCCGGACACGGCCCGCGAGCCCCTGGTGCGCCTCTGGCTCGGCCCGGGCGGGCACTTCGTCTGCTACCCGGTCGCGGCGGGGGAGTACCTGAGCTTCGCGGCGACCGTGCCGATGACCGGCTCGCCCGGCGAGTCCTGGTCGGCCCCGGGCGACCCGGAGGCGCTGCGCGGGGTCTTCGGCGGCTGGGCCGGTCTGGTCGCGGACGTCGTGGCGGCCGTGGAGACGACGCACCAGTGGGCGCTGCACGACCGTCCCCCGCTGGACGTGTGGTCCTCGCGCCGGCTCACGCTGCTCGGCGACGCGGCCCACCCGATGCTGCCGTTCATGGCGCAGGGCGCCAACCAGGCGGTCGAGGACGCGATGGACCTGGCGGCCTGTCTGGCGGATCCGGCGGCGGCGACGACCGCGGCCCGGCTCGACCGCTACCAGGCGCTGAGGATCCCGCGCACGGCCGAGATCCAGCGCGGCTCGCGGGGCAACGCGGGCATCCTGCACCTGCCCGACGGCCCGGCGCAGCGCCGCAGGGACGCCCGGATGGCGGTGCACGCGGCGCTGCGGGACCGGGCGATGCTGTACGCCCACGAGACGGGCCGGAGCGTGGTGCCGACGCCGGCGTGA
- the glyA gene encoding serine hydroxymethyltransferase: protein MSLLNTPLHDLDPDVAAAVDAELRRQQSTLEMIASENFAPVAVMEAQGSVLTNKYAEGYPGRRYYGGCEHVDVAEQIAIDRIKDLFGAEYANVQPHSGASANQAALFAIAQPGDTILGLDLAHGGHLTHGMRLNFSGKQFNVVAYHVDEAGLVDMAEVERLAKEHRPKVIIAGWSAYPRQLDFAEFRRIADEVEAYLWVDMAHFAGLVAAGLHPNPVEYADVVTSTTHKTLGGPRGGIILAKKEFAKKLNSSVFPGFQGGPLEHVIAAKAVSFKVAASEEFKERQQRTLDGARALAERLVQDDVTAHGVSVLSGGTDVHLVLVDLRNSELDGQQAEDRLHEVGITVNRNAVPNDPRPPMVTSGLRIGTPALATRGFQAEDFAEVADVIAETLKPGFDADKAAALKARVTALADKHPLYPGLK, encoded by the coding sequence ATGTCGCTTCTGAACACTCCCCTCCACGACCTGGACCCCGACGTCGCCGCCGCCGTCGACGCCGAGCTCCGCCGTCAGCAGTCCACCCTCGAGATGATCGCCTCGGAGAACTTCGCTCCGGTCGCGGTCATGGAGGCCCAGGGCTCCGTCCTCACCAACAAGTACGCCGAGGGCTACCCGGGCCGTCGCTACTACGGCGGCTGCGAGCACGTCGACGTGGCCGAGCAGATCGCGATCGACCGGATCAAGGACCTGTTCGGCGCCGAGTACGCCAACGTCCAGCCGCACTCCGGCGCCTCCGCGAACCAGGCCGCCCTCTTCGCGATCGCCCAGCCCGGCGACACGATCCTGGGTCTCGACCTGGCGCACGGCGGTCACCTCACCCACGGCATGCGCCTGAACTTCTCCGGCAAGCAGTTCAACGTGGTCGCGTACCACGTGGACGAGGCCGGTCTGGTCGACATGGCCGAGGTCGAGCGCCTCGCCAAGGAGCACCGCCCCAAGGTGATCATCGCGGGCTGGTCCGCCTACCCGCGCCAGCTGGACTTCGCCGAGTTCCGCCGGATCGCCGACGAGGTCGAGGCCTACCTGTGGGTCGACATGGCCCACTTCGCGGGCCTGGTCGCCGCCGGTCTGCACCCGAACCCGGTCGAGTACGCGGACGTGGTGACCTCCACCACGCACAAGACGCTCGGCGGCCCGCGCGGCGGCATCATCCTGGCGAAGAAGGAGTTCGCGAAGAAGCTGAACTCCTCGGTCTTCCCCGGTTTCCAGGGCGGCCCGCTGGAGCACGTGATCGCGGCCAAGGCCGTCTCCTTCAAGGTCGCGGCCTCGGAGGAGTTCAAGGAGCGCCAGCAGCGCACCCTGGACGGCGCCCGCGCGCTGGCCGAGCGCCTGGTCCAGGACGACGTCACCGCCCACGGCGTCTCCGTCCTGTCCGGCGGCACGGACGTGCACCTGGTCCTGGTGGACCTGCGCAACTCCGAGCTCGACGGCCAGCAGGCCGAGGACCGTCTCCACGAGGTCGGCATCACGGTCAACCGGAACGCCGTTCCGAACGACCCGCGCCCGCCGATGGTCACCTCGGGTCTGCGCATCGGTACGCCGGCCCTCGCGACCCGCGGCTTCCAGGCCGAGGACTTCGCCGAGGTCGCCGACGTCATCGCGGAGACCCTGAAGCCCGGCTTCGACGCGGACAAGGCCGCGGCCCTCAAGGCCCGGGTGACGGCGCTCGCCGACAAGCACCCGCTGTACCCCGGCCTGAAGTAA
- a CDS encoding thiopeptide-type bacteriocin biosynthesis protein, whose product MTPPPDHRPTEWTAWHLHLGTTARSAHDRVVTDVIGPTVRELAPGTPWFFIRYWQSGPHLRLRVGDLDAPARARVEAALTERLAVAGAPAPGEEPLDPAAYRSGAERLAAAGETGENTTVKDLLPPGVHPAVYEPEFDRYGGTALMPAAESLFTLSSTLVLAALPKVTGERQRAALALRGTLAVAAALGDPAERAYYYAHGLGAWRAWAAEAGHPAALLDTITRVEGAVALDPEAHGPFAGWHARLAAHAEEIRAHSPAHPGMVLFSHAHMLHNRLGLSLLEELRTYAVLAHAFPLPEHAPVPHGTASPEVPAA is encoded by the coding sequence GTGACCCCGCCACCCGATCACCGGCCCACCGAGTGGACCGCCTGGCACCTCCACCTCGGCACCACGGCCCGGTCGGCCCACGACCGGGTCGTCACCGACGTCATCGGCCCCACCGTCCGCGAACTCGCCCCCGGCACGCCGTGGTTCTTCATCCGCTACTGGCAGTCGGGCCCCCATCTGCGGCTGCGCGTCGGCGACCTCGACGCCCCCGCGCGCGCCCGCGTCGAGGCCGCGCTCACCGAACGCCTCGCCGTGGCCGGCGCGCCCGCACCGGGCGAGGAGCCGCTGGACCCCGCCGCCTACCGCAGCGGGGCCGAGCGGCTCGCCGCCGCCGGCGAGACCGGCGAGAACACCACCGTGAAGGACCTGCTGCCGCCCGGCGTCCACCCGGCCGTCTACGAGCCGGAGTTCGACCGGTACGGCGGTACGGCCCTGATGCCGGCCGCGGAGTCCCTCTTCACCCTCTCCAGCACCCTGGTCCTCGCCGCGCTCCCGAAGGTGACGGGCGAACGGCAGCGCGCGGCGCTCGCCCTGCGCGGCACCCTCGCCGTCGCCGCCGCCCTCGGGGACCCGGCGGAGCGCGCGTACTACTACGCCCACGGCCTCGGCGCCTGGCGCGCCTGGGCCGCCGAGGCCGGCCACCCGGCCGCCCTCCTCGACACGATCACCCGCGTCGAGGGGGCGGTCGCCCTCGACCCCGAGGCCCACGGCCCCTTCGCCGGCTGGCACGCCCGCCTCGCCGCGCACGCCGAGGAGATCAGGGCGCACTCCCCGGCCCACCCCGGCATGGTCCTCTTCTCGCACGCGCACATGCTCCACAACCGGCTGGGCCTGAGCCTCCTGGAGGAGCTCCGCACGTACGCGGTGCTCGCCCACGCCTTTCCCCTGCCCGAGCACGCCCCCGTACCGCACGGCACCGCTTCCCCCGAGGTGCCCGCCGCGTGA
- a CDS encoding L-serine ammonia-lyase, with amino-acid sequence MAISVFDLFSIGIGPSSSHTVGPMRAARMFARRLKNEGLLAHTAQIRAELYGSLGATGHGHGTPKAVLLGLEGNSPRTVDVETADEEVERIKASGRINLLGAHEIPFSFDDDLVLHRRKALPYHANGMTVFAYDAQGAPVLEKTYYSVGGGFVVDGDAVAGENPIIPDDTVLKYPFRTGDELLRLARETGLSISSLMLENEKAWRTEDEIRAGLLEIWRVMQACVSRGMSREGILPGGLKVRRRAATSARKLRSEGDPAAHAMEWITLYAMAVNEENAAGGRVVTAPTNGAAGIIPAVLHYYMNFVPGADEDGIVRFLLAAGAVGMLFKENASISGAEVGCQGEVGSACSMAAGALAEVLGGSPEQVENAAEIGMEHNLGLTCDPVGGLVQIPCIERNGMAAVKAVTAAKMSMRGDGSHLVSLDKVIKTMKETGADMSVKYKETARGGLAVNIIEC; translated from the coding sequence GTGGCCATCTCGGTCTTCGACCTGTTCTCGATCGGCATCGGCCCCTCGAGCTCCCACACGGTGGGCCCCATGCGCGCGGCCCGGATGTTCGCCCGCCGCCTGAAGAACGAGGGCCTGCTCGCCCACACCGCGCAGATACGGGCGGAGCTGTACGGCTCGCTCGGCGCCACCGGCCACGGCCACGGCACCCCCAAGGCCGTCCTGCTCGGCCTGGAGGGCAACTCGCCGCGCACCGTCGACGTGGAGACCGCCGACGAGGAGGTCGAGCGGATCAAGGCGAGCGGGAGGATCAACCTGCTGGGCGCCCACGAGATCCCCTTCTCCTTCGACGACGACCTGGTCCTGCACCGCCGCAAGGCACTGCCGTACCACGCCAACGGCATGACCGTCTTCGCCTACGACGCGCAGGGCGCGCCGGTGCTGGAGAAGACCTACTACTCGGTCGGCGGCGGCTTCGTCGTCGACGGCGACGCGGTGGCGGGCGAGAACCCGATCATCCCGGACGACACCGTCCTGAAGTACCCCTTCCGCACCGGCGACGAGCTGCTGCGGCTGGCCCGGGAGACCGGCCTGTCGATCTCCTCGCTGATGCTGGAGAACGAGAAGGCCTGGCGCACCGAGGACGAGATCCGCGCGGGCCTGCTGGAGATCTGGCGGGTCATGCAGGCCTGCGTCTCGCGCGGCATGTCCCGCGAGGGCATCCTGCCCGGCGGCCTGAAGGTCCGCCGCCGGGCGGCGACCTCGGCCCGCAAGCTGCGTTCCGAGGGCGACCCGGCCGCGCACGCGATGGAGTGGATCACCCTGTATGCGATGGCCGTGAACGAGGAGAACGCGGCGGGCGGCCGGGTGGTCACCGCCCCGACCAACGGGGCGGCCGGCATCATCCCGGCGGTGCTGCACTACTACATGAACTTCGTGCCGGGTGCGGACGAGGACGGCATCGTCCGTTTCCTGCTGGCGGCGGGCGCGGTGGGCATGCTGTTCAAGGAGAACGCCTCGATCTCCGGTGCCGAGGTCGGCTGCCAGGGCGAGGTGGGTTCGGCCTGTTCGATGGCGGCGGGGGCGCTGGCCGAGGTGCTGGGCGGTTCGCCGGAGCAGGTGGAGAACGCGGCCGAGATCGGCATGGAGCACAACCTGGGTCTGACCTGTGACCCGGTGGGCGGTCTGGTGCAGATCCCGTGCATCGAGCGCAACGGCATGGCGGCGGTCAAGGCGGTCACGGCGGCGAAGATGTCGATGCGCGGCGACGGCAGCCATCTGGTCTCCCTGGACAAGGTCATCAAGACCATGAAGGAGACGGGTGCGGACATGAGCGTTAAGTACAAGGAGACCGCGCGGGGTGGTCTCGCGGTGAACATCATCGAGTGCTGA
- a CDS encoding TOMM precursor leader peptide-binding protein, whose protein sequence is MPTDTLTLALGPGLDALPADEAWRDALDVLAGLLPEGTVAADRGWDLGWERDRFAEARAAGRPHLSVRLRADEVLVGPLWRPGTDAGCAGCAEVRDRTVPDHPLVGDLRHATAAPGPGAPLLPELLRATLEHLGERPLGPGELFAVSPRGLRRHRIARSFHCPLCGPAYEELDGTDTPAPLALTDRPAFPDDSTRTAASRLVERGVLQERLVDERFGPVRALLRESRAPFAMSMAVVPDAPAMGHGRARTFAETGPVAILEAYERLAGFPYDLPVLTHRSYREVAGHAVDPAGLGQYTAEQLAHPTSRATPFDADTPMDWVWGHDLDDGRPLLVPADHAFYQYEYNHRRDRRAAREAGTPGRKHYFYESSSGCAVGANLEEAALHSLFELAERDAFLLSWHRAAPLPTIPNHTLTDPTSRAMIELMESRGFDVHLLVATRDIALPVVWVLAVNRLNPFPATFSSAGSGADPQSAIRGALREVAQLVTNPVDWTRETVEPMVEDPWLVQELEDHVRFSSLPETAARATAALGGPRVTLDEAFPDWPGRLDRGSGGDVRGALDFVRGLFAEAGLDRIVLVDQTSREHADAGIHVARAVVPGILPMCFGHAQQRLAGLPRLTAALRGTAQEHRALPLDPHPFP, encoded by the coding sequence ATGCCCACTGACACCCTCACGCTCGCCCTCGGCCCCGGGCTCGACGCCCTCCCCGCCGACGAGGCCTGGCGGGACGCGCTCGACGTCCTCGCCGGCCTCCTCCCCGAAGGGACCGTCGCCGCCGACCGGGGCTGGGACCTCGGCTGGGAGCGGGACCGGTTCGCCGAGGCCCGCGCCGCCGGCCGCCCCCATCTGTCCGTCCGGCTGCGCGCCGACGAGGTGCTCGTCGGCCCGCTCTGGCGGCCCGGCACCGACGCGGGCTGCGCCGGCTGCGCCGAGGTCCGCGACCGCACCGTCCCCGACCACCCCCTCGTCGGCGACCTCCGGCACGCGACCGCCGCCCCGGGCCCCGGCGCGCCGCTCCTCCCCGAACTGCTCCGGGCGACCCTGGAGCACCTGGGGGAGCGGCCGCTCGGGCCCGGTGAACTCTTCGCCGTCTCCCCGCGCGGCCTGCGCCGCCACCGCATCGCCCGCAGCTTCCACTGCCCGCTCTGCGGCCCGGCGTACGAGGAGCTCGACGGCACCGACACCCCGGCGCCGCTCGCGCTGACCGACCGGCCCGCGTTCCCGGACGACTCCACCCGCACGGCCGCGAGCCGGCTCGTCGAGCGCGGGGTCCTCCAGGAGCGCCTGGTCGACGAGCGGTTCGGACCCGTCAGGGCGCTGCTCCGCGAGTCCCGCGCGCCCTTCGCGATGAGCATGGCCGTGGTGCCGGACGCCCCGGCGATGGGCCACGGGCGCGCCCGTACCTTCGCCGAGACCGGACCGGTCGCGATCCTGGAGGCGTACGAGCGGCTCGCGGGCTTCCCGTACGACCTGCCCGTCCTCACCCACCGCTCGTACCGGGAGGTCGCCGGCCACGCCGTCGACCCGGCCGGGCTCGGGCAGTACACCGCCGAGCAGCTCGCCCACCCCACCAGCCGGGCCACGCCCTTCGACGCGGACACCCCGATGGACTGGGTGTGGGGCCACGACCTCGACGACGGGCGGCCGCTGCTCGTCCCCGCCGACCACGCCTTCTACCAGTACGAGTACAACCACCGCCGGGACCGCAGGGCCGCCCGCGAGGCCGGGACCCCGGGCCGCAAGCACTACTTCTACGAGTCGTCCAGCGGCTGCGCCGTCGGCGCGAACCTCGAAGAGGCCGCCCTGCACTCGCTGTTCGAGCTCGCGGAGCGGGACGCGTTCCTGCTCTCCTGGCACCGGGCGGCCCCGCTGCCCACCATCCCGAACCACACCCTCACCGACCCCACCAGCCGCGCCATGATCGAGCTGATGGAGTCGCGCGGCTTCGACGTCCATCTCCTCGTCGCCACCCGCGACATCGCCCTGCCCGTCGTCTGGGTCCTCGCGGTGAACCGTCTCAACCCCTTCCCCGCGACCTTCTCCTCGGCGGGCTCCGGCGCCGACCCGCAGTCCGCGATCCGCGGCGCCCTGCGCGAGGTCGCCCAGCTCGTCACCAACCCCGTCGACTGGACCCGCGAGACCGTCGAGCCGATGGTCGAGGACCCGTGGCTGGTCCAGGAGCTGGAGGACCACGTCCGCTTCTCGTCCCTGCCCGAGACCGCCGCGCGCGCCACCGCCGCCCTCGGCGGGCCCCGGGTCACACTGGACGAGGCCTTCCCCGACTGGCCCGGCCGGCTCGACCGCGGCTCCGGCGGGGACGTGCGCGGCGCCCTGGACTTCGTCCGCGGCCTCTTCGCGGAGGCCGGACTCGACCGGATCGTCCTCGTCGACCAGACGAGCCGCGAACACGCCGACGCGGGCATCCACGTGGCCCGCGCCGTCGTCCCCGGCATCCTCCCGATGTGCTTCGGCCACGCCCAGCAGCGCCTCGCGGGCCTGCCCCGGCTCACCGCCGCGCTGCGCGGCACCGCCCAGGAACACCGGGCCCTGCCCCTCGACCCCCACCCGTTCCCGTGA
- the gcvH gene encoding glycine cleavage system protein GcvH encodes MSNPNELRYTKEHEWLSAAEDGVATVGITEFAANALGDVVYAQLPEVGDTVTAGETCGELESTKSVSDLYSPVTGEVVEANQDVVDDPSLVNTAPFEGGWLFKVRVTGEPDDLLDADAYTAFSAGN; translated from the coding sequence ATGAGCAACCCCAACGAGCTGCGCTACACCAAGGAGCACGAGTGGCTGTCGGCCGCCGAGGACGGCGTCGCGACGGTCGGCATCACGGAGTTCGCGGCCAACGCGCTCGGTGACGTCGTCTACGCCCAGCTCCCCGAGGTCGGCGACACCGTCACCGCGGGCGAGACCTGTGGCGAGCTCGAGTCGACGAAGTCGGTCAGCGACCTCTACTCCCCCGTCACGGGCGAGGTCGTCGAGGCCAACCAGGACGTGGTGGACGACCCGTCCCTGGTGAACACGGCTCCGTTCGAGGGTGGCTGGCTGTTCAAGGTGCGCGTCACCGGCGAGCCGGACGACCTGCTCGACGCCGACGCCTACACCGCGTTCTCCGCCGGAAACTGA
- a CDS encoding ABC transporter permease: protein MTTLIPPTAETATAAPSARADAYRERNPLALLGHQIRYEQLSFWRNPQSMVFTFVLPIVIIGIFGAVFSGSEGQEFFFGLTGMQYYTPVIAAVSVLGACYGQLAIVLAMRRQTGVLKRLHATPLPAWVYFAGLLVHCVVVSIVDVALVFGIGALYGVDLPTHWGAVLLTLVLGAASFCALGVGVASLIKNSEAAPAVVQFIQFPLVFISGSYFPIHAELLNNIAGLLPVKPFNDAMLALFTQDAGFQWRDLAVLAAWGVVGALIAVRSFRWDPRPE from the coding sequence ATGACCACCCTGATCCCCCCGACCGCCGAGACCGCGACGGCGGCCCCGTCCGCGCGCGCGGACGCGTACCGCGAGCGGAACCCGCTCGCCCTGCTCGGCCATCAGATCCGCTACGAACAGCTGTCGTTCTGGCGCAACCCGCAGTCGATGGTCTTCACCTTCGTGCTGCCGATCGTCATCATCGGCATCTTCGGCGCCGTCTTCAGCGGCAGCGAGGGCCAGGAGTTCTTCTTCGGCCTCACCGGCATGCAGTACTACACGCCGGTGATCGCCGCCGTGTCCGTACTCGGCGCCTGCTACGGCCAGTTGGCGATCGTCCTCGCGATGCGCCGGCAGACCGGCGTCCTCAAGCGGCTGCACGCCACCCCGCTGCCCGCCTGGGTGTACTTCGCGGGCCTGCTCGTGCACTGCGTGGTCGTCAGCATCGTGGACGTCGCCCTCGTCTTCGGCATCGGCGCGCTCTACGGAGTCGACCTGCCCACCCACTGGGGCGCGGTGCTCCTCACCCTGGTGCTCGGCGCGGCCAGCTTCTGCGCGCTCGGCGTCGGTGTGGCCTCGCTGATCAAGAACTCGGAGGCGGCACCGGCCGTCGTGCAGTTCATCCAGTTCCCGCTGGTCTTCATCTCCGGCAGCTACTTCCCGATCCACGCCGAGCTGCTCAACAACATCGCGGGCCTGCTGCCCGTGAAGCCGTTCAACGACGCGATGCTGGCGCTCTTCACCCAGGACGCCGGCTTCCAGTGGCGTGACCTCGCCGTCCTCGCCGCCTGGGGTGTCGTCGGCGCCCTGATCGCCGTCCGCAGCTTCCGCTGGGACCCGCGCCCCGAGTAG